One stretch of Streptomyces sp. NBC_01142 DNA includes these proteins:
- a CDS encoding nucleotidyltransferase family protein codes for MHTPTYPTQAVVLAGGQGSRLRPYTDDRPKPMVEIPGTGTPIIGHQLSWLAAEGVTDAVVSCGHLAEVLQEWLESAVLPLRVTTVVETEPLGRGGGLKYAAARLPHPDQPWYATNGDIWTRFSLREMAAFHAERDATATLALARPRIPWGAVETDAFGHITDFIESPPSPYLINAGVYVFSSDFTTLLPDRGDHERTTFPRLARERRLAGFPLPNGAYWRAIDTAKDLTEAAKELSTQVR; via the coding sequence ATGCATACGCCTACGTATCCGACGCAGGCCGTGGTCCTGGCGGGCGGCCAGGGCTCTCGGCTGCGCCCGTACACCGACGACCGCCCCAAGCCGATGGTCGAGATCCCGGGAACCGGGACACCGATCATCGGCCATCAGCTTTCCTGGCTGGCCGCCGAGGGTGTGACCGACGCGGTCGTCTCCTGCGGCCATCTGGCCGAGGTGCTCCAGGAGTGGCTGGAGAGCGCCGTGCTGCCCCTGCGCGTCACCACCGTCGTCGAGACGGAGCCGCTGGGCCGCGGCGGCGGCCTCAAGTACGCCGCCGCCCGGCTCCCGCATCCGGACCAGCCCTGGTACGCCACCAACGGCGACATCTGGACCCGTTTCTCGCTGCGCGAGATGGCCGCCTTCCACGCCGAACGCGACGCCACCGCCACCCTCGCCCTCGCCCGCCCCCGGATCCCCTGGGGCGCCGTCGAGACGGACGCCTTCGGCCACATCACGGACTTCATCGAGTCCCCGCCGTCGCCGTACCTCATCAACGCGGGTGTGTACGTCTTCTCCTCGGACTTCACCACGCTGCTGCCCGACCGCGGAGACCATGAGCGCACCACTTTCCCCCGCCTCGCCCGCGAGCGCCGGCTGGCCGGTTTCCCGCTGCCGAACGGCGCGTACTGGCGGGCGATCGACACCGCCAAGGACCTCACCGAGGCCGCCAAGGAGCTTTCGACGCAAGTCCGTTGA
- a CDS encoding zinc-binding dehydrogenase, which yields MHAIRLHAFGPAENLTYEETETPLPGPGQVRIAVAAAGVHLLDTALREGMQGPFPAPAELPTVPGREVAGVVESLGEGTDAHWLGKHVVAHLGMVPGGYAELAVTDAGRLHEIPGGLDAGEAVAMIGTGRTAMGIVQFTELGTDDIVIVPAAAGGIGTLLVQYAKNAGALVIGLAGGPAKVSRVVENGADLAVDYQQADWAGQVRAYLGDRRATIVYDSVGGDTGRAAVDLLGKGGRHIVFGWSSQGLRSNSPLTFTEEELAERGITSEDVLGPAMLQKAGGDVRNLETRALAEAGAGRLRPAVQRYALADAAAAHRALESRGTVGKVVLVP from the coding sequence ATGCACGCCATCCGCCTCCACGCGTTCGGCCCCGCCGAGAACCTCACCTACGAGGAGACCGAGACTCCGCTCCCCGGCCCGGGCCAGGTGCGGATCGCCGTCGCCGCGGCTGGCGTCCACCTCCTCGACACCGCCCTGCGCGAGGGCATGCAGGGCCCCTTCCCCGCCCCCGCCGAACTGCCCACCGTCCCCGGCCGCGAGGTGGCCGGCGTCGTCGAGTCCCTCGGCGAGGGCACCGACGCCCACTGGCTCGGCAAGCACGTCGTCGCCCACCTCGGCATGGTCCCGGGAGGCTACGCCGAACTCGCGGTGACCGACGCGGGAAGACTCCACGAGATCCCGGGCGGTCTCGACGCGGGCGAGGCGGTCGCGATGATCGGCACCGGCCGTACGGCGATGGGCATCGTGCAGTTCACCGAACTGGGCACCGACGACATCGTCATCGTCCCCGCCGCGGCCGGCGGCATCGGCACCCTCCTCGTGCAGTACGCGAAGAACGCCGGCGCCCTCGTCATCGGCCTTGCGGGCGGCCCCGCCAAGGTCTCCCGTGTCGTCGAGAACGGCGCCGACCTCGCCGTCGACTACCAGCAGGCCGACTGGGCAGGCCAGGTCCGCGCCTACCTCGGGGACCGGCGCGCCACCATCGTCTACGACTCGGTCGGCGGAGACACCGGCCGCGCGGCCGTCGACCTGCTCGGCAAGGGCGGCCGGCACATCGTCTTCGGCTGGTCCAGCCAGGGGCTGCGGAGCAACTCCCCGTTGACCTTCACCGAAGAGGAGCTGGCCGAGCGCGGCATCACCTCCGAGGACGTACTCGGCCCGGCCATGCTCCAGAAGGCCGGCGGCGACGTACGCAACCTCGAGACACGCGCCCTCGCGGAGGCCGGTGCCGGCCGACTGCGCCCCGCCGTACAGCGCTACGCCCTCGCCGACGCCGCGGCAGCCCACCGGGCCCTGGAGTCCCGCGGCACGGTCGGCAAGGTCGTCCTCGTTCCCTGA
- a CDS encoding ABC transporter ATP-binding protein, with amino-acid sequence MATVTFDKATRIYPGSTKPAVDQLEIETEDGEFLVLVGPSGCGKSTSLRMLAGLEDVNGGSIRIGDRDVTHLPPKDRDIAMVFQNYALYPHMSVADNMGFALKIAGVNKSEIRKKVEEAAKILDLTEYLDRKPKALSGGQRQRVAMGRAIVREPQVFLMDEPLSNLDAKLRVSTRTQIASLQRRLGITTVYVTHDQVEAMTMGDRVAVLKDGLLQQVDSPRNMYDRPANLFVAGFIGSPAMNLVEVPITDGGVKFGNSVVPVSRAALSAAADKGDTTVTVGVRPEHFDVVELGGSAAASLSKDSEDAPAGLAVSVNVVEELGADGYVYGSAQVGGEHKDLVVRVGGRSVPAKGAELHVVPRPGEIHVFSTSTGERLSD; translated from the coding sequence ATGGCTACAGTCACGTTCGACAAGGCGACCCGGATCTACCCGGGCTCCACCAAGCCCGCGGTCGACCAGCTCGAGATCGAGACCGAGGACGGCGAGTTCCTCGTACTCGTCGGCCCCTCCGGCTGCGGAAAGTCGACCTCCCTGCGCATGCTCGCCGGTCTCGAGGACGTCAACGGCGGGTCCATCCGCATCGGTGACCGCGACGTCACGCACCTGCCGCCCAAGGACCGGGACATCGCCATGGTGTTCCAGAACTACGCGCTCTACCCGCACATGTCCGTCGCCGACAACATGGGCTTCGCCCTCAAGATCGCCGGCGTCAACAAGAGCGAGATCCGCAAGAAGGTCGAAGAGGCCGCGAAGATCCTCGACCTCACCGAGTACCTCGACCGCAAGCCCAAGGCCCTCTCCGGCGGTCAGCGTCAGCGTGTCGCGATGGGCCGTGCCATCGTCCGTGAGCCGCAGGTCTTCCTCATGGACGAGCCGCTGTCGAACCTCGACGCCAAGCTCCGTGTCTCCACCCGTACGCAGATCGCGAGCCTCCAGCGCCGTCTGGGCATCACCACGGTGTACGTCACCCACGACCAGGTCGAGGCCATGACCATGGGCGACCGGGTGGCGGTCCTCAAGGACGGGCTGCTGCAGCAGGTCGACTCGCCGCGCAACATGTACGACCGGCCCGCCAACCTCTTCGTCGCCGGCTTCATCGGCTCCCCGGCCATGAACCTGGTCGAGGTCCCGATCACCGACGGCGGCGTGAAGTTCGGCAACAGCGTCGTCCCGGTCTCCCGCGCTGCCCTCAGCGCCGCCGCCGACAAGGGCGACACCACGGTCACCGTCGGCGTCCGCCCCGAGCACTTCGACGTCGTCGAGCTGGGCGGCTCCGCCGCAGCGTCCCTCTCCAAGGACTCCGAGGACGCCCCGGCCGGGCTCGCCGTCTCCGTCAATGTCGTCGAGGAGCTCGGCGCCGACGGTTATGTCTACGGCTCCGCCCAGGTCGGCGGTGAGCACAAGGACCTCGTCGTCCGCGTCGGCGGCCGCTCCGTCCCGGCCAAGGGAGCCGAGCTGCACGTCGTGCCGCGTCCGGGCGAGATCCACGTGTTCTCGACCTCCACGGGCGAGCGCCTGAGCGACTGA
- a CDS encoding GNAT family N-acetyltransferase → MIRTATSADVPVMHTLVRELAAYEKSLAEVRLSEEQLHEALFGERPAAFAHIAETADGEVAGFSLWFLNFSTWRGTHGIYLEDLYVRPEQRGGGHGKALLAELARICVERGYERLEWSVLNWNTPSINFYKSLGAKPQDEWTVYRLTDEALASLGGAVQGPGQS, encoded by the coding sequence ATGATTCGTACTGCCACATCTGCCGATGTCCCCGTGATGCACACGCTGGTCCGCGAGCTCGCCGCGTACGAGAAGTCCCTGGCCGAGGTCCGGCTGAGCGAGGAGCAGCTGCACGAGGCACTGTTCGGGGAGCGGCCCGCCGCCTTCGCGCACATCGCGGAGACGGCGGACGGGGAAGTGGCGGGCTTCTCGCTCTGGTTCCTCAACTTCTCGACGTGGCGCGGGACGCACGGCATCTATCTCGAGGATCTGTACGTACGGCCCGAGCAGCGCGGCGGCGGCCACGGCAAGGCGCTGCTGGCCGAGCTGGCGCGGATCTGTGTGGAGCGGGGCTATGAGCGCCTGGAGTGGTCCGTCCTGAACTGGAACACCCCGTCGATCAACTTCTACAAGTCGCTGGGCGCGAAGCCGCAGGACGAGTGGACGGTGTACCGGCTGACCGACGAGGCGCTCGCTTCCCTGGGTGGTGCGGTTCAAGGACCAGGGCAGAGCTAG
- a CDS encoding sensor histidine kinase, which yields MAAPLSDADRDPDARWLVTVMNTAFLALLAGSLLRYLLKHPDSPRLPWVVGLSIALAALQLAGHWLGRGQRPGRRSSLFLLGSVVGCWVVIVLLAPSFAWCAVPLIYTSLRSLPTRAAVALVAVLCALVMIAEWRLADGVDPNLFLLPPTVAVLATTVFLYMRRQSDRLRGTVDDLTRTRRELAATERREGTLAERQRLSMEIHDTLAQSLSSQQMLLQAAERTWDSDPGAARRHVRTAESIAERSLAEARRFVHDLAPADLAEGGGLAEALRTLAERESTGSLQVHFHLDGAPAPLPDRVQSALLRIAQGALANVREHAGATTAALTLSHLDDQVVLDVADDGRGLVPDSPQTSGVRGHGLPAMRARVRQLGGTLTIESAPGEGTVLSAAIPLEPAP from the coding sequence ATGGCCGCCCCACTGTCCGACGCCGACCGGGATCCGGACGCCCGGTGGCTGGTGACGGTGATGAACACCGCCTTCCTCGCCCTCCTCGCCGGCTCCCTCCTGCGCTACCTCCTCAAGCATCCGGACAGCCCCCGGCTGCCGTGGGTCGTCGGCCTGAGCATCGCGCTCGCCGCACTCCAGCTCGCCGGCCACTGGCTGGGGCGGGGACAGCGACCGGGCCGCCGCAGCAGCCTGTTCCTGCTCGGCTCCGTCGTCGGGTGCTGGGTCGTGATCGTTCTGCTCGCGCCGAGTTTCGCCTGGTGCGCCGTGCCGCTGATCTACACCTCTCTGCGGTCCCTGCCCACCCGGGCCGCCGTCGCGCTCGTCGCGGTGCTCTGCGCCCTGGTCATGATCGCGGAGTGGCGGCTGGCGGACGGGGTGGACCCGAACCTCTTCCTGCTGCCCCCGACCGTCGCGGTCCTCGCCACCACCGTCTTCCTCTACATGCGGCGCCAGTCCGACCGGCTGCGGGGGACCGTCGACGATCTGACCCGCACCCGCCGCGAACTGGCGGCCACCGAGCGGCGCGAGGGCACCCTCGCCGAACGCCAGCGGCTGTCCATGGAGATCCACGACACCCTCGCCCAGAGCCTGTCCAGCCAGCAGATGCTGCTCCAGGCCGCGGAGCGCACCTGGGACAGCGACCCGGGGGCCGCCCGCCGCCATGTCCGTACCGCCGAGTCGATCGCCGAACGCAGCCTCGCCGAGGCGCGGCGCTTCGTGCACGACCTGGCCCCGGCCGATCTGGCCGAGGGCGGGGGCCTGGCCGAGGCCCTGCGTACGCTGGCCGAGCGCGAGTCCACCGGCTCCCTCCAGGTCCACTTCCATCTGGACGGGGCGCCGGCCCCGCTGCCCGACCGGGTCCAGTCGGCGCTGCTGCGGATCGCCCAGGGCGCGCTGGCAAACGTACGGGAACACGCCGGCGCCACCACCGCCGCGCTCACCCTCAGCCATCTCGACGACCAGGTGGTGCTGGACGTCGCCGACGACGGCCGCGGCCTCGTGCCGGACTCGCCACAGACCTCCGGCGTACGCGGCCACGGACTGCCCGCGATGCGCGCCCGCGTACGGCAGCTGGGCGGCACCCTGACCATCGAGTCCGCACCGGGCGAGGGCACGGTCCTGTCCGCCGCGATCCCCTTGGAGCCCGCCCCGTGA
- a CDS encoding NAD(P)-binding protein — MHEITVIGGGFAGLTAAITAAESGARVSLYEAHHTLGGRARTGEGPYRTNEGPHALYCRGPHWTWLKQRNLLGPLASLPPLEGARFRFRRGGVLRRTPPLAMLRLTRRKAEQAPVDTDFLTWATGQVGEEGARAAAHFMGVALFHHDPGSLSAAFVQERLRRATALPPEARYPRGGWGEVIDRMAGHAWNLGVRIETTSRVDALPERRGPVIVATSLDAARHLLGDGTLRWDSGRTTLIDLALRTRKGDPFAVSDLDAPGWLERFTAQDPSLAPSGQQLVQGQLPITPGQSKADGIAHAEALLDLGFPGWRERTVWRREALAQGRTGAVDLPGTTWRDRPAIDRGEGVYLAGDQVAAPGLLSEVSFNSGLEAVSLALRTAKYAAVAGRAAEASAAAEASAAARAAEAGSPLDLKRT; from the coding sequence ATGCACGAGATCACCGTCATCGGCGGCGGCTTCGCCGGGCTCACCGCCGCCATCACCGCCGCCGAGTCGGGCGCCAGGGTGTCCCTGTACGAGGCCCACCACACCCTCGGCGGCCGCGCCCGCACCGGCGAAGGCCCGTACCGGACCAATGAAGGCCCGCACGCCCTCTACTGCCGCGGCCCCCACTGGACCTGGCTCAAGCAGCGCAACCTCCTCGGCCCGCTAGCCTCTCTGCCGCCCCTCGAAGGCGCCCGCTTCCGCTTCCGCCGCGGCGGCGTACTGCGCAGGACCCCGCCCCTCGCCATGCTCAGGCTCACCCGCCGCAAGGCCGAACAGGCCCCGGTGGACACGGACTTCCTGACCTGGGCGACGGGCCAGGTGGGGGAGGAAGGCGCGCGCGCCGCGGCCCACTTCATGGGCGTCGCCCTCTTCCACCACGACCCGGGCTCGCTCTCGGCCGCGTTCGTCCAGGAACGGCTGCGGCGCGCCACCGCGCTCCCGCCCGAGGCCCGCTACCCGCGCGGCGGCTGGGGCGAGGTCATCGACCGGATGGCCGGGCACGCCTGGAATCTGGGCGTACGGATCGAGACCACGTCCCGCGTCGACGCACTCCCCGAGCGGCGCGGACCGGTGATCGTGGCCACCTCCCTCGACGCGGCACGCCACCTCCTCGGCGACGGCACACTCCGCTGGGACAGCGGCCGTACGACCCTGATCGATCTGGCGCTGCGTACCCGCAAGGGCGACCCGTTCGCCGTGTCCGACCTCGACGCCCCGGGCTGGCTGGAGCGGTTCACTGCCCAGGACCCCTCGCTCGCACCGTCCGGTCAGCAGCTCGTCCAGGGCCAACTCCCCATCACCCCCGGCCAGTCCAAGGCCGACGGCATCGCGCACGCCGAGGCCCTGCTCGACCTGGGCTTCCCCGGCTGGCGCGAGCGCACCGTCTGGCGGCGCGAAGCCCTCGCCCAGGGGCGTACGGGAGCGGTCGATCTGCCGGGCACCACCTGGCGGGACCGGCCCGCGATCGACCGCGGAGAGGGGGTCTATCTCGCGGGCGACCAGGTCGCGGCACCCGGCCTGCTCTCGGAGGTGTCGTTCAACAGCGGGCTCGAGGCCGTCTCGCTGGCCCTGCGTACCGCAAAGTACGCAGCCGTTGCGGGCCGAGCAGCAGAAGCGTCAGCGGCAGCGGAAGCATCAGCGGCAGCACGGGCAGCAGAGGCAGGGAGTCCCCTTGACCTCAAGCGCACTTGA
- a CDS encoding tyrosine-type recombinase/integrase: MFTRPDGRPLDPRADWEELKELLEEAGISDRRSYDGSRHTAGTILNELGVGMPTIMEILRHSAAWETPSLN; encoded by the coding sequence GTGTTCACGAGGCCGGACGGCCGGCCGCTCGACCCCCGGGCCGACTGGGAAGAGCTCAAGGAGCTGCTCGAAGAGGCCGGTATCAGTGATCGTCGGTCGTACGACGGCAGCCGCCACACCGCAGGCACGATCCTGAACGAGTTAGGCGTGGGCATGCCGACCATCATGGAGATCCTCAGGCACAGCGCCGCATGGGAGACGCCTTCCCTCAACTGA
- a CDS encoding YdcF family protein, whose protein sequence is MISAQAWADAQRLWDFQQMGHEPRPCSVAIGLGSHDLGVADTTVDLYQRGMMPLIVFTGATSRTTRERMPRGEAEHYRERAIELGVPADAIIVEPQAQNTGENIRFSRALLEDRGVPVSSVLLVSKPYEERRAYATARKLWPDVEWVSASTPMTLAEYVDSIQDPRLVIDMLVGAQQRLMVYPRQGFMIEQTVPDDVAAAYKRLGAEGFTSRLLADKATRG, encoded by the coding sequence GTGATCTCTGCGCAGGCGTGGGCGGATGCACAACGGCTCTGGGACTTCCAACAGATGGGCCATGAGCCGCGCCCCTGCTCCGTGGCGATCGGACTCGGCAGTCACGACTTGGGGGTGGCCGACACCACGGTCGACCTGTACCAGCGCGGGATGATGCCGCTCATCGTCTTTACCGGGGCGACCAGCCGTACGACGCGCGAGCGCATGCCCCGTGGTGAAGCCGAGCACTACCGAGAGCGGGCGATCGAACTGGGTGTCCCCGCGGACGCCATCATTGTCGAGCCGCAAGCCCAGAACACGGGCGAGAACATCCGCTTCTCTCGTGCTCTGCTCGAAGACCGGGGCGTCCCCGTGTCCTCGGTCCTCTTGGTCAGCAAGCCGTACGAGGAGCGACGTGCGTACGCCACGGCGCGGAAGCTCTGGCCGGATGTCGAGTGGGTGAGCGCATCCACCCCCATGACGCTTGCCGAGTACGTCGATTCGATCCAGGACCCGCGTCTCGTCATCGACATGCTGGTCGGAGCCCAGCAGAGGCTCATGGTGTACCCCCGGCAGGGGTTCATGATCGAGCAGACGGTCCCCGACGATGTGGCGGCGGCGTACAAGCGCCTGGGCGCTGAAGGCTTCACCAGTCGTCTCCTGGCGGACAAGGCGACTCGAGGCTGA
- a CDS encoding response regulator transcription factor, translated as MPPVRILLCDDHAVVRAGLLALLGSEGDIEVVGEAGSGEEAVAMAGKLKPDVVLMDLQLGAGIDGVEATRRIATPEVHVLVLTTYDTDADITRAIEAGATGYLLKAERPEELFSAIHAAAQGRTALSPPVASRVMDRMRGTGRPALTEREQDILGQLARGLGNREIARALFISEATVKTHLGRIYTKLGVDTRAGAVAVAKEQRLLP; from the coding sequence GTGCCCCCCGTACGCATCCTGCTCTGCGACGACCACGCGGTGGTACGTGCCGGGCTGCTCGCCCTCCTCGGCAGCGAGGGCGACATCGAGGTCGTCGGCGAGGCGGGCAGCGGGGAGGAGGCGGTCGCGATGGCCGGCAAGCTGAAGCCGGACGTCGTACTGATGGACCTCCAGCTGGGCGCGGGCATCGACGGGGTGGAGGCCACCCGCCGTATCGCGACACCCGAGGTGCACGTCCTCGTCCTGACGACGTACGACACCGATGCCGACATCACCCGTGCCATCGAGGCGGGCGCGACCGGCTATCTGCTGAAGGCCGAGCGCCCGGAGGAGCTGTTCTCGGCGATCCACGCGGCCGCGCAGGGCCGCACGGCGCTCTCGCCTCCGGTCGCGAGCCGCGTCATGGACCGGATGCGGGGCACGGGCCGGCCGGCCCTGACCGAGCGGGAACAGGACATTCTGGGCCAGCTGGCACGGGGCCTGGGCAACCGCGAGATCGCCCGCGCGCTGTTCATCAGCGAGGCGACGGTGAAGACCCATCTGGGCCGGATCTACACCAAGTTGGGCGTGGACACGCGGGCGGGCGCGGTGGCGGTGGCGAAGGAACAGCGCCTTCTGCCGTAA
- a CDS encoding DoxX family membrane protein produces MSVDTRTPRPGFDDQPALSTVKVDCDPAQVIVNHASFRVRLAQSPRPARALADTARIPAVGGAGTAVRRRAPVVWSGRSAPGDIGATGLLQAVRNSTAERDTYDRDTYDRDTYDRESYDARATQVIPRIDLADDTAQTPVVGGPGGPRGSGRPLLPPMRQAVGAYDSYPSPSPAPAPSYGDQEPYEDEEFEDEETEGEVRARSQHADAVRHAYYPGRRMNLGVVLLPLRVFLGFISIYAGMGKLCDPVYFDGGDRGSMVKWLNSLHPWALAEPLRDFALSHPVGAGLTVAFLQVVVGVLTVLGLWQRVAAVIGVLLSASLMLTVTWKTVPAYDAPDIIYLAAWSPLIIAGAPVYSADGRLAGEAWRKLGPRSELWELRRRVLRRGSVVAAVVVGLTLLIGSMLGGAVRSTEMVTVPGPNGDPTNHLPGSSLPQEPGGERSSASSRGEDGKPSPSATRSDTPKAEESTPAGEAVRETGQVDAGQPSQTQGTGQQPPGQSQPVQPPSSSSGPSSSGGSGGGGSGGGGSGGGSGGGSGGSGSGGGSGSGGGSGGGSSSGGSGGGRVIGGLLG; encoded by the coding sequence ATGAGTGTGGACACCAGAACGCCCCGGCCCGGGTTCGATGATCAGCCTGCGCTGAGCACGGTCAAGGTGGACTGCGATCCCGCGCAGGTCATCGTGAACCACGCCAGCTTCCGGGTGCGGCTCGCCCAGAGCCCGCGCCCCGCACGTGCGCTGGCGGACACTGCACGGATTCCCGCCGTCGGCGGAGCGGGGACGGCGGTGCGGCGGCGAGCGCCGGTTGTGTGGAGCGGCAGGTCGGCGCCCGGGGACATCGGTGCGACCGGGCTGCTCCAGGCCGTGCGCAACTCCACCGCGGAGCGCGACACGTACGACCGCGACACGTACGACCGCGACACGTACGACCGCGAAAGCTACGACGCGAGGGCCACTCAGGTCATCCCGCGGATCGATCTGGCCGACGACACCGCACAGACGCCCGTCGTCGGCGGCCCCGGCGGCCCGCGCGGCTCCGGCAGGCCGTTGCTGCCGCCGATGCGACAGGCGGTCGGCGCCTACGACTCGTACCCCTCTCCCTCTCCCGCCCCCGCTCCCTCCTACGGTGACCAGGAGCCGTACGAGGACGAGGAGTTCGAGGACGAGGAGACCGAGGGCGAGGTGCGCGCCCGGAGTCAGCACGCCGACGCGGTGCGCCACGCCTACTACCCCGGGCGGCGGATGAACCTCGGAGTGGTGCTGCTGCCGCTGCGCGTGTTCCTCGGCTTCATCTCCATCTACGCGGGCATGGGCAAGCTCTGCGACCCGGTCTACTTCGACGGCGGCGACCGCGGCTCCATGGTCAAGTGGCTCAACTCGCTGCACCCGTGGGCACTTGCCGAGCCGCTGCGCGACTTCGCGCTCTCCCACCCGGTGGGGGCGGGGCTCACCGTCGCCTTCCTCCAGGTGGTCGTCGGCGTGCTCACGGTGCTGGGGCTCTGGCAGCGGGTCGCCGCGGTCATCGGCGTGCTGCTGTCGGCCTCGCTGATGCTCACGGTGACCTGGAAGACCGTACCGGCGTACGACGCGCCCGACATCATCTACCTCGCCGCCTGGTCCCCGCTGATCATCGCGGGCGCCCCGGTCTACTCGGCCGACGGCCGTCTCGCGGGCGAGGCATGGCGCAAGCTCGGTCCGCGCTCCGAGCTGTGGGAGCTGCGGCGGCGCGTGCTGCGGCGCGGCAGTGTCGTCGCCGCGGTGGTGGTCGGCCTCACTCTGCTGATCGGCTCGATGCTCGGCGGGGCCGTACGTTCCACGGAGATGGTGACCGTACCCGGACCGAACGGGGACCCGACCAACCACCTGCCCGGGTCCTCGCTCCCGCAGGAGCCCGGCGGCGAGCGCAGCTCCGCGAGCAGCCGCGGCGAGGACGGGAAGCCGTCACCGTCCGCGACCCGCTCCGACACCCCGAAGGCCGAGGAGTCCACGCCGGCCGGCGAGGCGGTCCGTGAGACGGGCCAGGTGGACGCAGGACAGCCCAGCCAGACCCAGGGCACGGGTCAGCAGCCTCCCGGGCAGTCGCAGCCCGTGCAGCCCCCTTCCAGCAGCTCCGGTCCCTCGTCGAGCGGCGGCTCGGGCGGCGGCGGAAGCGGCGGTGGCGGCTCGGGAGGCGGCTCCGGCGGCGGTTCCGGCGGCAGCGGGAGTGGTGGCGGCAGCGGGAGCGGCGGAGGCAGCGGCGGCGGGAGCAGCAGTGGCGGCTCGGGCGGCGGCCGGGTGATCGGCGGCCTGCTGGGCTGA
- a CDS encoding pentapeptide repeat-containing protein has protein sequence MARKSEKTQVAARRPEVRLPPLVPFDGEDGGVGLEPDGDYDGVEFRDLDFAGQSGRGARFIDCALRECGLDETELLRARFIDSVLSGIRGVGTDLAGASLRDVEVTDARLGGVQLHGAVLERVLIRGGKIDYLNLRTAKLKDVVFEGCVLTETDFGGAQLERVEFRDCVLRRADFSGAQMKNVDLRTVAELDIARGVDRLAGAVISPAQLLDLAPAFAAQIGVRVEG, from the coding sequence ATGGCACGGAAGTCGGAGAAAACGCAGGTGGCGGCACGGCGGCCGGAGGTGCGGCTGCCTCCGCTCGTTCCGTTCGACGGCGAGGACGGCGGCGTCGGGCTGGAGCCGGACGGCGACTACGACGGAGTGGAGTTCAGGGACCTGGACTTCGCCGGGCAGTCGGGGCGCGGGGCCCGGTTCATCGACTGCGCGCTGCGCGAGTGCGGTCTTGACGAGACCGAGCTGCTGCGCGCCCGCTTCATCGACTCCGTGCTCAGCGGCATCCGGGGTGTGGGCACCGATCTCGCGGGTGCCTCGCTGCGCGATGTGGAGGTGACGGACGCGCGGCTGGGTGGGGTGCAGCTGCACGGCGCCGTGCTGGAGCGGGTGCTGATCCGGGGCGGGAAGATCGACTACCTGAATCTGCGCACGGCGAAGCTGAAGGACGTCGTCTTCGAGGGGTGTGTGCTGACGGAGACGGACTTCGGGGGTGCGCAGCTGGAGCGGGTGGAGTTCCGCGACTGTGTGCTGCGGCGGGCGGACTTCAGCGGGGCGCAGATGAAGAACGTCGATCTGCGGACGGTCGCCGAGCTGGACATCGCCCGGGGCGTGGACCGGCTGGCCGGTGCGGTGATCAGTCCGGCCCAACTGCTGGATCTGGCGCCGGCTTTCGCGGCGCAGATCGGAGTGCGGGTGGAGGGGTGA
- a CDS encoding aminoglycoside phosphotransferase family protein yields the protein MIDIPEELAASQIKYNGEAGRAFVDGLPERAAQFLERWSLRRTGPSMHGMASLVLPVERADGTAAALKMQLLDEESEGEPLALRVWDGDGVVHLLEHDPETGTMLLERLDSSRHLSAVTDARVAVRILAELLARLVAVPAPEGLRRLGDIAAAMLEEVPRAVTSLPDEGERRLLLDCAAAVREVAGEPGDRLLHWDLHYDNVLAGGREAWLAIDPKPLAGDPGFDLMPALANRFDASEVLWRFDLLTEVLGLDRERARAWTLGRVLQNSLWDVEDGENRLQETQVLVARALLAR from the coding sequence GTGATCGATATTCCGGAAGAGCTGGCGGCCTCACAGATCAAGTACAACGGGGAGGCCGGACGGGCCTTCGTCGACGGGCTGCCGGAGCGGGCCGCGCAGTTCCTGGAGCGCTGGTCGCTGCGGCGCACCGGGCCCTCGATGCATGGGATGGCCTCGCTCGTCCTGCCCGTGGAGCGGGCGGACGGGACGGCTGCCGCGCTCAAGATGCAGCTGCTGGACGAGGAGAGCGAGGGGGAGCCGCTCGCGCTGCGGGTGTGGGACGGCGACGGGGTCGTACATCTGCTGGAGCACGACCCGGAGACCGGCACCATGCTGCTGGAGCGGCTCGACTCCTCACGTCATCTGTCTGCCGTGACGGACGCGCGCGTGGCGGTGCGGATTCTCGCGGAGCTGCTGGCGAGGCTGGTGGCCGTTCCCGCGCCCGAAGGGCTCCGGCGGCTCGGCGACATCGCGGCCGCGATGCTGGAGGAGGTACCGCGGGCGGTGACCTCCCTCCCGGACGAGGGCGAGCGGCGGCTGTTGCTGGACTGTGCGGCGGCGGTACGGGAAGTGGCGGGCGAGCCCGGTGACCGCCTGCTGCACTGGGATCTGCACTACGACAACGTGCTGGCGGGCGGGCGTGAGGCATGGCTGGCCATCGACCCCAAGCCGCTGGCCGGTGACCCGGGGTTCGACCTGATGCCCGCGCTCGCCAACCGCTTCGACGCCTCCGAGGTGCTGTGGCGCTTCGATCTGCTGACCGAGGTGCTGGGGCTGGACCGGGAACGGGCGCGGGCCTGGACGCTGGGGCGCGTACTGCAGAACAGCCTGTGGGACGTGGAGGACGGGGAGAACCGGCTTCAGGAAACCCAGGTGCTCGTCGCCCGGGCGCTGCTGGCACGCTGA